In Bombus fervidus isolate BK054 chromosome 13, iyBomFerv1, whole genome shotgun sequence, a single genomic region encodes these proteins:
- the LOC139993587 gene encoding uncharacterized protein isoform X2 → MIAEDNLTDINSLVEQYSLEVQPNNNRKEVKLSLFMNNSETTQLSNTTIKEEIKLEVMDHNTLEDSYDEIEEKLKQICDGGSTEDENYKNEIEKKLMVKSQKEGKIEEKMDTKVEFTTDDHTVEFTTDNHKVEFTTDNHKVEFTTNDYKVASPVNKNHLSIKNEVGHMLTDKEENVEIIFGTESGDEKTSVSQTVSKMNKVNNSALENDEMIYIKDEKKVFNEDIEENFTKDEVHVIPNIRAAMKRKRRTREEIMRSIKKSFRNNSDQDINSSSNSDSSEIEIKDELPLFSQRTNDINKNDAEMETDKFVIKVTGDPDDVSEIIEELSFNTTGTQISKEFSTASKIEENDSIITSVITVETPKDLKGIIYRDFNNPLIKNEYVPLSKETSLMNQFPYEDREFTSFNSTHSSKTYYPSCFKHTCSDDEERIRTNSLLQNCTQGVQTSLENNPSCVSSDYEDLLERVQIQEDVIAQLTDQLIIYKEFENSIKTTGHETQIKEVETSRINTRSSNMQSTILNKKNLESKRRLIKDLSNRVNYFEEMNKKLTKTVTLASQQKRKLEGQIKQKDNQIKELNWKLEKASKYLERAEKNTNTYKRKMLNMQTVMRRRKLLDEKMCKFNEMLLDSSKQEFSEKVLSMATEIWELYGRNEYDKLLSYGFPLPPLPALTEELLTEDFTDLNRSDMDETQNSTKISIKAKKAHDTNESEIDEKDTEHVASASKATEYESAETVTGTVQDIFDENNDGDDFSTNELREHFILQLNAVM, encoded by the coding sequence ATGATTGCTGAGGATAACCTCACTGATATTAATAGTTTAGTGGAGCAATACAGTCTCGAAGTTCAACCAAACAATAATAGAAAGGAAGTTAAACTATCCTTATTTATGAACAATTCAGAAACTACACAACTATCAAATACCACtataaaggaagaaattaaattagaggTTATGGATCATAACACACTTGAAGATAGTTATGATGAAATTGAAGAGAAGTTAAAACAAATTTGTGATGGTGGATCTACTgaagatgaaaattataaaaatgagaTTGAGAAGAAGTTGATGGTTAAGAGTCAAAAGGAAGGTAAAATTGAGGAAAAAATGGACACAAAAGTTGAATTTACTACTGATGACCATACAGTTGAATTTACTACTGATAACCATAAAGTTGAATTTACTACTGATAATCATAAAGTTGAATTTACTACTAATGACTATAAAGTTGCTTCGCctgttaataaaaatcatttatcaataaaaaaCGAAGTTGGACATATGCTTACagacaaagaagaaaatgttgaaataatatttggtaCTGAAAGTGGGGATGAAAAAACATCTGTATCACAAACTGTATCAAAAATGAATAAAGTGAATAACAGTGCATTGGAAAATGATGAAATGATTTATATTAAGGATGAAAAGAAGGTTTTTAATGAAGatatagaagaaaattttactAAAGATGAAGTTCATGTTATACCAAATATAAGAGCGGCTATGAAGCGTAAGAGAAGAACTAGGGAAGAGATAATGAGATCAATAAAGAAGTCATTTAGAAACAATTCAGATCAAGATATTAATTCTTCAAGTAATAGTGACTCAtctgaaatagaaataaaagatgaaTTACCTTTGTTTTCTCAGCGAacaaatgatattaataaaaatgatgcAGAAATGGAAACagataaatttgttattaaagtAACTGGTGATCCTGATGATGTGTCTGAAATTATTGAAGAGTTATCATTTAACACAACAGGAACACAAATATCTAAAGAATTCAGTACTGCTTCCAAAATTGAGGAAAATGATTCAATCATTACATCTGTTATAACAGTAGAAACACCAAAAGATCTTAAAGGTATTATTTATAGAGATTTTAATAATCCACTAATAAAGAATGAGTATGTACCTTTAAGTAAAGAAACTTCACTAATGAATCAATTTCCTTATGAAGACAGAGAGTTTACAAGTTTCAATTCAACTCATAGTTCTAAAACATACTATCCTTCTTGTTTCAAACATACATGTTCTGATGACGAAGAAAGGATAAGGACTAATTCACTATTACAAAATTGTACACAAGGTGTTCAAACTTCTTTGGAAAATAATCCTAGTTGTGTTTCCTCAGATTATGAAGATCTGTTAGAAAGAGTACAAATTCAAGAGGATGTAATTGCACAGTTAACTGAtcagttaattatttataaagaatttGAAAACAGTATAAAAACCACAGGACACGAAACCCAAATCAAAGAAGTAGAAACATCTAGAATTAATACAAGATCAAGTAACATGCAATCTACAatacttaataaaaaaaatttagaatCCAAACGAAGATTGATAAAAGACTTATCAAACAGAGTAAACTATTTTgaagaaatgaataaaaaattaactaaAACTGTAACATTGGCATCTCAGCAAAAAAGAAAGCTTGAAGGGCAAATTAAACAAAAGGATAATCAAATAAAGGAACTTAACTGGAAATTGGAAAAAGCATCTAAATATCTTGAAAGAGCAGAAAAAAATACGAATACTTACAAAaggaaaatgttaaatatgcAAACTGTTATGAGAAGAAGAAAGCTTTTGGATGAAAAAATGTgcaaatttaatgaaatgttACTAGACAGCTCTAAACAAGAATTTTCAGAAAAGGTTTTGTCCATGGCAACAGAGATTTGGGAACTTTATGGGAGAAATGAATATGATAAGCTGCTTTCTTATGGGTTTCCATTACCACCATTACCAGCTTTAACGGAAGAACTTCTTACTGAAGATTTTACAGATCTTAACAGAAGTGATATGGACGAGACACAAAATTCTACGAAGATAAGtattaaagcaaaaaaagcTCATGATACAAATGAATCTGAAATAGATGAAAAGGACACAGAACATGTAGCTTCAGCTAGCAAAGCAACTGAATATGAAAGTGCAGAAACTGTGACAGGAACTGTGCAGGACATTTTTGATGAAAATAATGATGGTGATGATTTTAGTACAAATGAATTGAGAGAACATTTTATTCTGCAATTAAATGCAGTTATGTAG
- the LOC139993587 gene encoding uncharacterized protein isoform X1 has translation MPGCAAVGCNNRSEKGYIMKCFPRDPKYRKIWQERVARADWEPSNNSFLCHVHFEPQEWSITQSGRIRLKKNAIPSIFNVTSTRKSPKKRTKIFSEKGKNLLQGEYNVEYTENDTEHSSIEHLEEKDLDFQEIEELPIQQTTRDYFKHTHKYTEDKTEENIKVNHQRQNIVMIAEDNLTDINSLVEQYSLEVQPNNNRKEVKLSLFMNNSETTQLSNTTIKEEIKLEVMDHNTLEDSYDEIEEKLKQICDGGSTEDENYKNEIEKKLMVKSQKEGKIEEKMDTKVEFTTDDHTVEFTTDNHKVEFTTDNHKVEFTTNDYKVASPVNKNHLSIKNEVGHMLTDKEENVEIIFGTESGDEKTSVSQTVSKMNKVNNSALENDEMIYIKDEKKVFNEDIEENFTKDEVHVIPNIRAAMKRKRRTREEIMRSIKKSFRNNSDQDINSSSNSDSSEIEIKDELPLFSQRTNDINKNDAEMETDKFVIKVTGDPDDVSEIIEELSFNTTGTQISKEFSTASKIEENDSIITSVITVETPKDLKGIIYRDFNNPLIKNEYVPLSKETSLMNQFPYEDREFTSFNSTHSSKTYYPSCFKHTCSDDEERIRTNSLLQNCTQGVQTSLENNPSCVSSDYEDLLERVQIQEDVIAQLTDQLIIYKEFENSIKTTGHETQIKEVETSRINTRSSNMQSTILNKKNLESKRRLIKDLSNRVNYFEEMNKKLTKTVTLASQQKRKLEGQIKQKDNQIKELNWKLEKASKYLERAEKNTNTYKRKMLNMQTVMRRRKLLDEKMCKFNEMLLDSSKQEFSEKVLSMATEIWELYGRNEYDKLLSYGFPLPPLPALTEELLTEDFTDLNRSDMDETQNSTKISIKAKKAHDTNESEIDEKDTEHVASASKATEYESAETVTGTVQDIFDENNDGDDFSTNELREHFILQLNAVM, from the coding sequence ATGCCAGGCTGTGCAGCAGTTGGCTGCAACAATCGTAGTGAAAAAGGTTATATTATGAAATGTTTTCCACGTGATCCAAAGTACAGAAAAATTTGGCAAGAGCGTGTTGCTAGAGCTGATTGGGAACCATCAAATAACTCATTTCTTTGTCATGTACACTTTGAACCTCAAGAATGGTCTATAACACAAAGTGGAAGAATTAGACTGAAGAAGAACGCAATTCCTTCTATATTTAATGTGACATCTACTAGAAAATCACCAAAAAAAAGAACTAAGATATTTAGTGAAAAAGGTAAAAACTTACTGCAAGGTGAATATAATGTAGAATATACAGAAAATGATACAGAGCATTCATCTATTGAACATTTAGAAGAGAAAGATCTGGATTTTCAGGAAATTGAGGAACTACCTATACAACAGACTACTAGagattattttaaacataccCATAAATATACAGAAGATAAGACAGAAGAAAACATTAAGGTTAATCATCAAAGGCAAAATATTGTGATGATTGCTGAGGATAACCTCACTGATATTAATAGTTTAGTGGAGCAATACAGTCTCGAAGTTCAACCAAACAATAATAGAAAGGAAGTTAAACTATCCTTATTTATGAACAATTCAGAAACTACACAACTATCAAATACCACtataaaggaagaaattaaattagaggTTATGGATCATAACACACTTGAAGATAGTTATGATGAAATTGAAGAGAAGTTAAAACAAATTTGTGATGGTGGATCTACTgaagatgaaaattataaaaatgagaTTGAGAAGAAGTTGATGGTTAAGAGTCAAAAGGAAGGTAAAATTGAGGAAAAAATGGACACAAAAGTTGAATTTACTACTGATGACCATACAGTTGAATTTACTACTGATAACCATAAAGTTGAATTTACTACTGATAATCATAAAGTTGAATTTACTACTAATGACTATAAAGTTGCTTCGCctgttaataaaaatcatttatcaataaaaaaCGAAGTTGGACATATGCTTACagacaaagaagaaaatgttgaaataatatttggtaCTGAAAGTGGGGATGAAAAAACATCTGTATCACAAACTGTATCAAAAATGAATAAAGTGAATAACAGTGCATTGGAAAATGATGAAATGATTTATATTAAGGATGAAAAGAAGGTTTTTAATGAAGatatagaagaaaattttactAAAGATGAAGTTCATGTTATACCAAATATAAGAGCGGCTATGAAGCGTAAGAGAAGAACTAGGGAAGAGATAATGAGATCAATAAAGAAGTCATTTAGAAACAATTCAGATCAAGATATTAATTCTTCAAGTAATAGTGACTCAtctgaaatagaaataaaagatgaaTTACCTTTGTTTTCTCAGCGAacaaatgatattaataaaaatgatgcAGAAATGGAAACagataaatttgttattaaagtAACTGGTGATCCTGATGATGTGTCTGAAATTATTGAAGAGTTATCATTTAACACAACAGGAACACAAATATCTAAAGAATTCAGTACTGCTTCCAAAATTGAGGAAAATGATTCAATCATTACATCTGTTATAACAGTAGAAACACCAAAAGATCTTAAAGGTATTATTTATAGAGATTTTAATAATCCACTAATAAAGAATGAGTATGTACCTTTAAGTAAAGAAACTTCACTAATGAATCAATTTCCTTATGAAGACAGAGAGTTTACAAGTTTCAATTCAACTCATAGTTCTAAAACATACTATCCTTCTTGTTTCAAACATACATGTTCTGATGACGAAGAAAGGATAAGGACTAATTCACTATTACAAAATTGTACACAAGGTGTTCAAACTTCTTTGGAAAATAATCCTAGTTGTGTTTCCTCAGATTATGAAGATCTGTTAGAAAGAGTACAAATTCAAGAGGATGTAATTGCACAGTTAACTGAtcagttaattatttataaagaatttGAAAACAGTATAAAAACCACAGGACACGAAACCCAAATCAAAGAAGTAGAAACATCTAGAATTAATACAAGATCAAGTAACATGCAATCTACAatacttaataaaaaaaatttagaatCCAAACGAAGATTGATAAAAGACTTATCAAACAGAGTAAACTATTTTgaagaaatgaataaaaaattaactaaAACTGTAACATTGGCATCTCAGCAAAAAAGAAAGCTTGAAGGGCAAATTAAACAAAAGGATAATCAAATAAAGGAACTTAACTGGAAATTGGAAAAAGCATCTAAATATCTTGAAAGAGCAGAAAAAAATACGAATACTTACAAAaggaaaatgttaaatatgcAAACTGTTATGAGAAGAAGAAAGCTTTTGGATGAAAAAATGTgcaaatttaatgaaatgttACTAGACAGCTCTAAACAAGAATTTTCAGAAAAGGTTTTGTCCATGGCAACAGAGATTTGGGAACTTTATGGGAGAAATGAATATGATAAGCTGCTTTCTTATGGGTTTCCATTACCACCATTACCAGCTTTAACGGAAGAACTTCTTACTGAAGATTTTACAGATCTTAACAGAAGTGATATGGACGAGACACAAAATTCTACGAAGATAAGtattaaagcaaaaaaagcTCATGATACAAATGAATCTGAAATAGATGAAAAGGACACAGAACATGTAGCTTCAGCTAGCAAAGCAACTGAATATGAAAGTGCAGAAACTGTGACAGGAACTGTGCAGGACATTTTTGATGAAAATAATGATGGTGATGATTTTAGTACAAATGAATTGAGAGAACATTTTATTCTGCAATTAAATGCAGTTATGTAG